The following proteins are co-located in the bacterium BMS3Abin02 genome:
- the guaB gene encoding inosine-5'-monophosphate dehydrogenase translates to MRVLDIMTMDVLTTSPSASLKEAARTMVRSGVSGLPVLGESGELVGIITEADFLEREADRSRRRLLDAMLKDRDSVVDAETVGEVMTRDPVVIFPEASVTEAARVMAHHHVKRLPVVGAEGKLIGIISRADVVAVFTRPDDVIEDEIREDIIRRVLLLEADSIDVTVKDGVVEVSGAVPTATDARLLEELIRRIDGVVRVVSHITFDVDDA, encoded by the coding sequence ATGAGGGTGCTCGACATCATGACCATGGATGTACTGACGACGAGCCCTTCGGCCTCGCTGAAGGAAGCCGCTCGCACGATGGTGCGATCAGGTGTCAGCGGCCTGCCGGTCCTCGGCGAATCAGGCGAACTCGTCGGAATCATCACCGAAGCCGACTTCCTCGAGCGCGAAGCCGACCGTTCACGGCGACGGTTGCTCGACGCGATGCTCAAAGACCGTGACTCCGTCGTCGACGCGGAGACGGTGGGCGAGGTGATGACCAGGGATCCCGTCGTGATCTTTCCTGAAGCGAGCGTCACCGAAGCGGCTCGTGTCATGGCGCACCATCATGTCAAGCGGCTGCCGGTCGTGGGCGCCGAGGGCAAGCTGATCGGGATCATCAGCCGGGCAGATGTCGTGGCCGTGTTCACTCGTCCGGACGACGTCATCGAGGACGAGATCCGCGAGGACATCATCCGAAGGGTGCTGCTCCTCGAGGCCGACAGCATCGACGTGACGGTCAAGGACGGGGTCGTCGAAGTCTCGGGCGCAGTGCCGACGGCGACCGACGCCCGCCTGTTGGAGGAGCTGATTCGGCGCATCGACGGGGTTGTCAGGGTCGTATCACACATCACCTTCGACGTGGACGACGCTTGA
- the nhaX gene encoding stress response protein NhaX → MIIVVGADGSDRSIVALRRAIQFADAWGAQLHVVHVMHIPSSLLGALSQVPTDLASLEQAQRQMVWNVIDPVIEGAPVDMERVDLDGYPADAIVEYAKKVKADLIVVGSRGRGELAALVLGSTSHRIVHISPCDVLVVKAPFE, encoded by the coding sequence ATGATCATCGTTGTTGGAGCGGACGGATCCGATCGTTCGATCGTGGCGCTTCGGAGGGCGATCCAGTTCGCCGATGCGTGGGGCGCACAGCTGCACGTGGTGCACGTGATGCACATTCCCAGCAGCCTCCTCGGCGCCCTGAGCCAGGTGCCCACCGACCTCGCATCGCTGGAGCAGGCGCAACGGCAGATGGTGTGGAACGTCATCGACCCAGTGATCGAAGGAGCGCCGGTGGACATGGAGCGAGTCGACCTGGATGGGTACCCGGCGGACGCGATCGTCGAGTACGCGAAGAAGGTGAAGGCGGACCTGATCGTTGTCGGCTCCCGGGGGAGGGGCGAGCTCGCAGCGCTGGTGTTGGGCAGCACGAGTCACAGGATCGTGCACATCTCGCCGTGTGATGTTCTGGTCGTGAAAGCACCGTTCGAATGA
- the devR gene encoding transcriptional regulatory protein DevR: protein MRILIVDDHEIVRKGLVMLLGGEEGLEVVGEAGTVEEAIRRVGYDSPEVVVMDVRLPDGTGIEACREIRARWPDVRVLMLTSFADEEALFASIVAGAAGYVLKRVDARQLIDSIRRVGAGESLLDPTMTEQVFRRIRGDEPTDPLIARLSPQERKILDLISNGLTNREIAEELFLAEKTVKNYVSNLLNKLGMSRRTEAAAFSARLAAKREREYAPEQWGDA, encoded by the coding sequence TTGCGGATCCTGATCGTCGATGACCATGAGATCGTGAGGAAGGGCCTCGTCATGCTCCTCGGAGGCGAGGAAGGTCTCGAAGTGGTGGGCGAGGCCGGGACGGTCGAAGAGGCCATCCGGAGGGTTGGATACGACTCCCCCGAAGTGGTGGTGATGGATGTTCGCCTCCCCGACGGAACCGGGATCGAAGCGTGCCGAGAGATCAGGGCGCGGTGGCCCGACGTACGCGTTCTGATGCTGACGTCGTTCGCCGACGAGGAGGCGCTGTTCGCCTCGATCGTTGCCGGGGCGGCCGGCTACGTGCTCAAGAGGGTCGACGCGCGTCAACTCATCGACAGTATCCGTCGGGTCGGGGCAGGAGAGTCGCTGCTCGATCCGACGATGACCGAGCAGGTCTTTCGTAGGATCCGAGGCGACGAGCCGACCGACCCGCTGATCGCGCGCCTCTCACCGCAGGAGCGCAAGATCCTGGATCTGATCTCGAACGGTCTCACGAACAGGGAGATCGCAGAGGAGCTGTTCCTGGCCGAGAAGACGGTCAAGAACTACGTCTCGAACCTGCTCAACAAACTCGGGATGAGCCGGCGGACGGAAGCGGCCGCGTTCTCGGCTCGCCTGGCGGCCAAACGGGAGCGGGAATACGCGCCCGAGCAGTGGGGAGATGCATAG